From Thiohalophilus sp., a single genomic window includes:
- a CDS encoding rubredoxin yields the protein MEYRQYMCVVCGFIYDEEQGLPEEGIAPGTRWEDIPEDWQCPECGVGKEDFEMIEI from the coding sequence ATGGAATACAGGCAATACATGTGTGTCGTTTGCGGCTTTATCTACGATGAAGAGCAGGGCCTGCCCGAAGAAGGCATCGCGCCCGGTACCCGCTGGGAAGACATCCCCGAAGACTGGCAGTGTCCCGAATGCGGGGTGGGCAAGGAAGACTTCGAAATGATCGAAATCTGA
- a CDS encoding class II aldolase/adducin family protein, producing MTPKDDLIRHYRWLRQYGINDSHSGNASVREGNTIWVTPTGACADTLGPDQLIACDIDGTLGDGASLDARLHVMVYQKNPDTRAVLHGHGAHTVALTLNGKDFTPPDFEGNYYFGTVPVLNIPYENYLAEAPEQVSDTLAKHKITVVRGHGVYAQAETINLAYKWNCSLELSAKTAWLAQLAGTLPRGK from the coding sequence ATGACACCTAAAGACGATCTGATCCGCCACTATCGCTGGCTGCGCCAGTACGGCATTAACGATTCACACAGCGGCAACGCCTCGGTGCGCGAGGGCAATACCATCTGGGTGACCCCCACCGGCGCCTGCGCCGACACTCTGGGACCGGATCAACTCATTGCCTGTGATATCGACGGCACCCTGGGTGACGGCGCCTCCCTGGATGCACGGCTGCATGTGATGGTGTATCAAAAGAACCCCGATACCCGTGCGGTACTGCACGGCCATGGTGCCCATACCGTAGCGCTGACACTCAACGGCAAAGACTTCACGCCGCCGGATTTTGAAGGGAACTATTACTTTGGCACCGTACCGGTGCTGAATATTCCCTACGAGAACTATCTGGCCGAAGCACCGGAACAGGTCTCCGACACGCTGGCAAAACACAAAATCACCGTGGTCCGCGGCCACGGCGTCTACGCCCAGGCCGAAACCATCAACCTGGCTTACAAGTGGAACTGCTCACTGGAACTGTCCGCCAAAACCGCCTGGCTGGCGCAACTGGCCGGAACTCTGCCTAGAGGGAAATGA
- a CDS encoding putative bifunctional diguanylate cyclase/phosphodiesterase: protein MSLPADYLVEIYVVYGFSFLLLGFVVLLQPREDRALGFAPYLWLLGLFGLLHGLNEFFDWWQLAYQPRHPALEWLANGLLLISYLPLFEFGRRIGRQFRSNDTQTVVQHPLPPGLYAGAGLGLILLTLLASQSASGLDAAIRLFVGLPGALLTGLGLLGYARVHHHSLTRMQAGWTLKLVACGFIAYGLLTTLIISDPRIGQVLPTQTLFQEVTGTPVQLWRALAAITIALGLGLFLRGINHDSRQRENETTRRYLELNSQLEQRIHSRTRQLQEVNDQLNDVIEEHRVTEQALRKSERDLNRAQSIAHIGSWTLDVKQNRLEWSDETYRIFGIPKGKPLSYEIFLEAIHPEDREMVDRNWQAALAGAGYEVEHRIIIHDRIKWVRENAELEFDDQGELSYGIGTVQDITDRVEAQLALEKTLAELRQSEQTQRELRLVAEREQGRMAALLSAMNIGILFEDRNRVMEYVNPAFRAMWAIPDDEVLENRETMNVLEHSTHRFARPDHASKYVLQVLDTHEISERFELDLYDGRVLTQISYPVLDNDERILGRLWIYEDVTNERQTAQQLLYLAQRDPLTGLYNRHRFQEQLEQSIINAQRNNARFALFYFDLDEFKYINDTFGHSAGDSVLIRIANEVQALVRGGETLARLGGDEFALLTALQQNNEISALASRIINAVSSLPFRFRGRHLRMTTSLGVAVFPDHGLDTEDLVARADAAMYQAKSQGKNTWAIYDADRDTSLAMVDRLTWNQRIVQAMEQDLLELHYQGIYNTSDSSISHIEALVRMRDPLNLDQLYMPGQFIPIAEKSGTIVDLDKWVIKRVVRTLAELPHLSAIAVNVSGRTFDDPGLPQYIRNLLREYELEPQRLIIELTETAAVTDMQDAQAFIEAMHRTGCRVALDDFGSGFSTFTYLKHLGVEILKIDGQFISDLPNNAENQAFVKAMVGVARGLRKICIAEFVEDAATLEMIRDIGVDMAQGYYLDRPDPDHPALTKNGDKK from the coding sequence GTGAGTTTGCCAGCCGATTACCTTGTCGAAATTTACGTCGTTTACGGTTTCTCGTTTCTGTTGCTCGGATTTGTCGTTTTACTGCAGCCCAGGGAAGATCGGGCACTGGGCTTCGCGCCGTATCTGTGGCTGCTTGGCCTGTTCGGCCTGCTGCACGGATTGAACGAGTTTTTTGACTGGTGGCAACTGGCCTATCAACCCCGTCACCCGGCCTTAGAATGGCTGGCAAACGGGTTACTGCTGATCTCCTATCTGCCCCTGTTTGAATTTGGCCGACGCATCGGTCGCCAGTTTCGCAGTAACGACACCCAGACCGTCGTTCAACATCCCCTGCCACCCGGCCTCTATGCCGGCGCCGGACTCGGCCTGATTCTCCTCACCCTGCTGGCAAGTCAGTCAGCCAGCGGCCTGGATGCCGCCATTCGACTGTTCGTCGGCCTGCCCGGGGCGTTACTCACCGGCCTGGGACTGCTCGGCTACGCACGTGTGCATCATCACAGCCTGACCCGGATGCAGGCCGGCTGGACACTGAAACTGGTCGCCTGTGGATTCATTGCCTATGGCCTGCTGACCACCCTGATTATCAGCGACCCGCGAATTGGGCAGGTACTGCCCACACAAACCCTGTTTCAGGAAGTAACCGGCACACCGGTACAACTGTGGCGTGCACTGGCCGCCATCACCATCGCGCTTGGGCTCGGGCTGTTTTTGCGGGGTATCAATCACGACAGTCGTCAGCGTGAGAATGAAACCACCCGCCGTTATCTCGAGCTCAACAGCCAGCTGGAACAACGCATTCACTCCCGTACCCGGCAGTTACAGGAGGTTAATGACCAGCTCAATGACGTCATCGAGGAGCACCGGGTAACGGAACAGGCCCTGCGCAAGAGCGAGCGGGACCTGAACCGGGCCCAGTCGATTGCCCATATCGGCAGCTGGACCCTGGATGTCAAACAGAACCGGCTGGAATGGTCCGACGAAACCTATCGTATTTTCGGCATCCCCAAAGGTAAGCCTCTCAGTTACGAGATATTCCTGGAGGCGATTCACCCCGAAGACCGGGAAATGGTCGACCGAAACTGGCAGGCTGCACTGGCCGGCGCGGGCTATGAAGTCGAGCACAGAATCATCATTCACGATCGCATCAAATGGGTGCGTGAGAATGCCGAACTGGAATTCGACGATCAGGGCGAGCTGAGTTATGGCATCGGCACGGTGCAGGACATTACCGACCGGGTCGAGGCGCAACTGGCACTGGAAAAAACGCTGGCAGAGCTGCGCCAGTCGGAACAGACGCAACGCGAACTGCGCCTGGTGGCCGAGCGCGAGCAGGGGCGCATGGCGGCGTTACTATCAGCGATGAACATCGGGATTCTGTTCGAGGATCGCAACCGGGTGATGGAATACGTTAATCCGGCATTTCGTGCCATGTGGGCCATCCCCGACGATGAGGTGCTGGAGAATCGTGAGACGATGAACGTACTGGAACACTCCACTCACCGCTTCGCGCGCCCCGATCACGCCTCCAAATATGTATTACAGGTACTCGACACTCACGAGATCAGCGAACGCTTTGAACTGGATCTGTACGACGGTCGGGTCCTAACCCAGATTTCCTACCCGGTGCTGGATAATGATGAACGGATATTGGGCCGGCTGTGGATTTACGAAGATGTCACCAACGAACGCCAGACCGCACAGCAATTATTATATCTGGCGCAGCGGGATCCGCTGACCGGCCTGTACAATCGCCATCGTTTTCAGGAACAGCTGGAACAGTCCATCATCAACGCCCAGCGGAACAACGCCCGCTTTGCCCTGTTCTATTTTGATCTGGATGAATTCAAATACATTAACGATACCTTTGGTCACAGTGCCGGGGATTCCGTGCTGATCCGCATCGCCAACGAGGTACAGGCGCTGGTGCGCGGCGGCGAAACCCTGGCCCGGCTCGGCGGGGATGAATTTGCACTGCTGACCGCGTTGCAACAGAACAACGAAATCAGCGCCCTCGCCAGTCGCATCATCAACGCGGTCTCCTCCCTGCCGTTTCGCTTTCGGGGCCGGCACCTGCGTATGACCACCAGCCTGGGCGTGGCGGTCTTTCCGGATCACGGCCTGGATACCGAGGATCTTGTCGCCCGTGCCGACGCGGCCATGTATCAGGCCAAAAGCCAGGGCAAAAATACCTGGGCGATTTACGATGCCGATCGCGATACCTCGCTGGCCATGGTCGACCGCCTGACCTGGAACCAGCGTATCGTGCAGGCGATGGAACAGGATTTGCTGGAATTGCACTACCAGGGAATCTATAACACCAGCGATAGCAGTATCAGCCATATCGAGGCACTGGTTCGGATGCGCGACCCGCTCAACCTGGATCAGCTGTATATGCCGGGGCAGTTTATTCCTATCGCGGAAAAATCGGGCACCATCGTCGACCTGGACAAGTGGGTCATCAAGCGGGTCGTGCGAACCCTGGCAGAACTGCCGCACTTATCCGCCATTGCGGTTAACGTCTCCGGACGCACCTTCGACGATCCCGGCCTGCCGCAATATATCCGTAACCTGCTAAGAGAATATGAACTGGAACCGCAACGGCTGATCATTGAGCTGACCGAAACCGCCGCGGTCACCGATATGCAGGATGCCCAGGCCTTTATCGAAGCCATGCACCGCACCGGTTGCCGGGTCGCGCTGGACGATTTCGGCAGCGGTTTTTCCACCTTTACTTATCTCAAACATCTGGGCGTGGAAATTCTCAAAATCGACGGCCAGTTCATCAGCGACCTGCCCAACAATGCGGAGAACCAGGCCTTTGTCAAAGCGATGGTGGGCGTGGCCCGCGGCCTGCGCAAGATCTGTATTGCCGAGTTTGTCGAGGACGCGGCCACCCTGGAAATGATTCGGGATATCGGCGTGGATATGGCCCAGGGCTATTACCTGGATCGCCCCGATCCCGACCACCCGGCGCTGACGAAAAACGGGGACAAAAAATAA
- a CDS encoding HDOD domain-containing protein, whose amino-acid sequence MSVTAVDLVRDIKQLVSLPEVSLRISRMTEQGECTAVELGRVISQDASLSARLLRIANSPVYGLSSRVDTVSRAVTLLGLQQIRDLVIATTATRAFEGIPTDLVSVEDFWHHSLYCGLLAQELGEVSSASRSESLFLAGLLHDIGQLVMFYKLPQHMHSALIRTLQVEDPLPMYRAEREVIGFDHAQVGEALAELWHLPSNLRECIAYHHEPGRAELFPVQVALVHMANMIASQPYIEESELDDWSHIDPRAWEIAGLSREQVLRAIEGACQQLQEARRAYFS is encoded by the coding sequence ATGAGTGTTACCGCTGTCGATCTGGTCCGTGATATCAAACAACTGGTGTCGTTGCCGGAAGTCTCTTTGCGTATCAGTCGCATGACCGAACAGGGAGAATGCACGGCGGTGGAGCTGGGCAGGGTGATCAGCCAGGACGCCTCCCTCTCGGCCCGCCTGTTACGGATTGCCAACAGTCCGGTTTACGGCCTCTCCAGCCGGGTCGATACGGTCTCGCGCGCGGTCACCCTGCTTGGCCTGCAACAGATCCGCGATCTGGTGATCGCCACCACGGCAACCCGGGCATTCGAGGGGATTCCGACCGATCTGGTGTCGGTGGAGGATTTCTGGCACCACAGTCTCTATTGCGGTCTGCTGGCCCAGGAACTGGGTGAGGTGTCCAGTGCGTCACGTTCCGAGTCGTTGTTTCTGGCCGGGCTGCTGCACGACATTGGTCAGCTGGTGATGTTCTACAAATTGCCGCAACATATGCACTCGGCACTGATACGAACACTACAGGTGGAGGATCCGCTGCCGATGTACCGTGCCGAGCGGGAGGTGATCGGTTTTGATCATGCCCAGGTGGGCGAGGCACTGGCGGAATTATGGCACTTGCCGAGCAACCTGCGCGAATGTATTGCCTACCATCATGAGCCCGGTCGGGCAGAATTATTTCCGGTTCAGGTGGCGCTGGTGCATATGGCCAATATGATTGCATCGCAGCCTTATATCGAAGAGAGTGAGCTGGATGACTGGAGCCACATTGATCCCAGGGCGTGGGAAATCGCCGGTCTTTCGCGAGAACAGGTCCTGCGTGC